A genomic segment from Streptomyces sp. TLI_235 encodes:
- a CDS encoding beta-glucosidase, with protein sequence MEPTRFGPTRRPRRRALLAGAVLAASALAAGTVPLGAAQAADRAGGRPLPYLDARLPVQQRVSDLLARMTLDEKIGQMTQAERNAVDANRAQITDLGLGSLLSGGGSTPTPNTPAAWADMVDAYQERALATRLHIPLIYGVDSVHGHNNLVGTTVFPHNIAMGATRDPDLVEDAAHITAAETRATGPQWVFAPCVCVARDDRWGRTYESYGEDPDLVSRMETAVDGFQGEGRRDLARPDRVLATVKHYAGDGDTAYGSSTSGSYKLDQGVTITDREHFRTVDLAPYVTAVRKHHVGSIMPSYSSVDWTEDGIGNPVKMSANKELLTDVLKQKIGFDGFLISDWDAINQIPGDYPTQVRTAVNAGLDMFMVPYSAGKFEQALLAEVQAGRVPTARIDDAVRRILRAKFELGLFEHPYTDRGNASAIGSAAHRAVARRAVAESQVLLKNADRALPLKPHQKIYVAGVNADDIGNQAGGWTVTWQGQSGAAIPGTTILQGIRQYAPDAAYSRDASAPAAGYDVGVVVVGETPYAEGMGDVGNGHTLDLSDTDRATIDRVCSAVPTCVVLDVAGRPQIITGELPKTDAFVMSWLPGSEGAGVADVLFGKRPFTGKLPVSWPRSEAQEPINIGDRHYDPLFAYGFGLTTRR encoded by the coding sequence GTGGAACCCACCCGCTTCGGCCCCACCCGCCGCCCGCGTCGCCGGGCCCTGCTCGCCGGCGCCGTACTTGCCGCGTCCGCCCTGGCCGCGGGCACCGTGCCGCTCGGCGCGGCGCAGGCCGCCGACCGGGCCGGCGGCCGCCCGCTGCCGTACCTCGACGCGCGGCTGCCCGTGCAGCAGCGGGTCTCCGACCTGCTCGCACGGATGACCCTGGACGAGAAGATCGGCCAGATGACCCAGGCCGAGCGGAACGCCGTCGACGCGAACCGGGCGCAGATCACCGACCTCGGGCTCGGCTCCCTGCTGTCCGGCGGCGGCTCGACACCCACCCCGAACACCCCTGCGGCCTGGGCCGACATGGTCGACGCCTACCAGGAGCGCGCCCTCGCCACCCGCCTGCACATCCCGCTGATCTACGGCGTCGACTCGGTGCACGGCCACAACAACCTGGTCGGCACCACCGTCTTCCCGCACAACATCGCGATGGGCGCCACCCGCGACCCGGACCTCGTCGAGGACGCCGCCCACATCACCGCCGCAGAGACCCGCGCGACCGGCCCGCAGTGGGTGTTCGCGCCGTGCGTCTGCGTGGCCCGCGACGACCGGTGGGGCCGCACCTACGAGAGCTACGGCGAGGACCCGGACCTGGTCTCCCGGATGGAGACCGCCGTCGACGGCTTCCAGGGCGAGGGCCGCCGGGACCTGGCCCGCCCCGACCGGGTGCTCGCCACCGTCAAGCACTACGCCGGCGACGGCGACACCGCCTACGGCAGTTCCACCAGCGGAAGTTACAAGCTCGACCAGGGCGTCACGATCACCGACCGGGAGCACTTCCGCACCGTCGACCTCGCCCCCTACGTCACGGCCGTCCGCAAGCACCACGTCGGCAGCATCATGCCCTCCTACTCCAGCGTCGACTGGACGGAGGACGGCATCGGAAACCCCGTCAAGATGAGCGCCAACAAGGAACTGCTCACCGACGTCCTCAAGCAGAAGATCGGCTTCGACGGCTTCCTGATCAGCGACTGGGACGCCATCAACCAGATCCCCGGCGACTACCCCACCCAGGTGCGCACGGCCGTCAACGCCGGCCTCGACATGTTCATGGTCCCGTACAGCGCCGGGAAGTTCGAGCAGGCCCTGCTCGCCGAGGTGCAGGCCGGCCGCGTCCCGACCGCGCGGATCGACGACGCGGTGCGCCGCATCCTGCGCGCCAAGTTCGAACTCGGCCTCTTCGAGCACCCGTACACCGACCGCGGCAACGCCTCCGCGATCGGCTCCGCCGCCCACCGCGCGGTCGCCCGCCGGGCCGTCGCCGAGTCCCAGGTGCTGCTCAAGAACGCCGACCGCGCCCTGCCGCTGAAGCCCCACCAGAAGATCTACGTCGCCGGCGTCAACGCCGACGACATCGGCAACCAGGCCGGCGGATGGACCGTCACCTGGCAGGGCCAGAGCGGCGCCGCCATCCCCGGCACCACGATCCTCCAGGGCATCCGGCAGTACGCCCCGGACGCCGCCTACAGCCGCGACGCCTCCGCGCCCGCCGCAGGCTACGACGTCGGCGTCGTCGTCGTCGGCGAGACGCCGTACGCCGAGGGCATGGGCGACGTCGGCAACGGCCACACCCTGGACCTCTCCGACACCGACCGGGCGACCATCGACCGCGTCTGCTCCGCCGTTCCCACCTGCGTCGTCCTCGACGTGGCCGGCCGCCCGCAGATCATCACCGGCGAGCTGCCCAAGACGGACGCCTTCGTGATGTCCTGGCTGCCCGGCAGCGAGGGCGCTGGCGTCGCCGACGTGCTCTTCGGCAAGCGTCCCTTCACCGGCAAGCTCCCGGTCAGCTGGCCGCGCAGCGAGGCCCAGGAGCCGATCAACATCGGCGACCGCCACTACGACCCGCTCTTCGCGTACGGCTTCGGCCTCACCACCCGCCGCTGA
- a CDS encoding TetR family transcriptional regulator, whose protein sequence is MTLDRTADHPADRASGTRSPRAGGARRREEILAIAVETFATRGYHHASLAEIAERAGLTQPGLLHHFRSKTALLSGVLELRDTSEMAQLGPERPRGLAFLDHLVETVRRNTEREGIVRLYAVLSAESVTEGHPAQDFFRSRYAGLRAMVAEALTEACELGETRADTDVESVANAIIAVMDGLQLQWLLAPQSVDMAATTRRTIDTLLAGLRTGDRHG, encoded by the coding sequence GTGACCCTCGACCGCACCGCCGACCACCCGGCCGACCGGGCCTCCGGCACCCGCTCCCCCCGCGCCGGCGGCGCCCGCCGCCGCGAGGAGATCCTGGCCATCGCCGTGGAGACCTTCGCGACCCGCGGCTACCACCACGCCTCGCTCGCCGAGATCGCCGAACGGGCCGGCCTCACCCAGCCCGGTCTGCTGCACCACTTCCGCTCCAAGACCGCCCTGCTGAGCGGCGTCCTGGAGCTGCGCGACACCTCGGAGATGGCGCAGCTCGGCCCGGAACGCCCGCGCGGCCTGGCCTTCCTCGACCACCTGGTGGAGACGGTGCGGCGCAACACCGAACGCGAGGGCATCGTCCGGCTGTACGCGGTGCTCTCCGCCGAGAGCGTCACCGAGGGCCACCCCGCCCAGGACTTCTTCCGCAGCCGCTACGCCGGCCTGCGCGCGATGGTGGCGGAGGCGCTGACGGAGGCCTGCGAGCTGGGTGAGACCCGCGCCGACACGGACGTGGAGTCGGTCGCCAACGCGATCATCGCGGTGATGGACGGCCTCCAGCTGCAGTGGCTGCTGGCCCCGCAGTCCGTCGACATGGCCGCCACCACCCGCCGCACCATCGACACCCTGCTCGCAGGCCTGCGCACCGGCGACCGACACGGCTGA
- a CDS encoding putative NBD/HSP70 family sugar kinase, producing the protein MTTPSGPTGTNLAGLRDHNAALVLALLRAAPQGGSRVELAARTGLTPQAIGKITGRLLADGMIEEAGQSASTGGKPRTLLRLRAEAACAVGVHLERDELTVLLVDLAGRHHHLHTRPVDEAAAPADAVRLVADEIHRAAGALPPGARLLGAGIGCRGPLDHAAGVLHWFTPVGPRGSSDWHHYPLRDELAAHLDGLPVIVDKDTNTAALAEAPATPRPGGGLAYVHLAAGLGAGLLLDGALHRGTRTNAGEFGHQTVQVDGPRCACGNHGCLEVLCLAELRRGDHAAAARLMGVGVANLVRLLDIDRVVLGGRAVLAAPDTYLDGVTAQLKARIPDPEWQPVPVTLSTAGPLAVAVGAAELVLGPLFGRRT; encoded by the coding sequence ATGACGACGCCCTCCGGCCCGACCGGCACCAACCTGGCCGGACTGCGCGACCACAACGCCGCGCTCGTCCTCGCCCTGCTCCGCGCCGCCCCGCAGGGCGGCAGCCGGGTCGAACTCGCCGCCCGGACGGGCCTCACCCCGCAGGCCATCGGCAAGATCACCGGCCGGCTGCTCGCCGACGGCATGATCGAGGAGGCCGGCCAGTCCGCCTCCACCGGCGGCAAACCGCGCACCCTGCTCCGGCTGCGCGCCGAGGCCGCCTGCGCCGTCGGCGTCCACCTCGAACGGGACGAACTCACCGTCCTGCTCGTCGACCTGGCCGGCCGCCACCACCACCTGCACACCCGGCCGGTGGACGAGGCGGCCGCCCCCGCGGACGCCGTCCGCCTCGTCGCCGACGAGATCCACCGAGCCGCCGGGGCACTGCCCCCCGGCGCCCGACTGCTCGGCGCCGGGATCGGCTGCCGCGGACCGCTCGACCACGCCGCCGGCGTACTGCACTGGTTCACGCCCGTCGGCCCCCGCGGCTCCTCCGACTGGCACCACTACCCGCTGCGCGACGAACTCGCCGCCCACCTCGACGGACTGCCCGTCATCGTCGACAAGGACACCAACACCGCGGCCCTCGCCGAGGCCCCCGCCACCCCGCGACCCGGTGGCGGCCTCGCCTACGTCCACCTCGCCGCCGGACTCGGCGCCGGCCTCCTCCTCGACGGCGCCCTCCACCGCGGCACCCGCACCAACGCCGGCGAGTTCGGCCACCAGACCGTGCAGGTCGACGGACCGCGCTGCGCCTGCGGCAACCACGGCTGCCTGGAGGTGCTCTGCCTCGCCGAACTGCGGCGCGGCGACCACGCCGCCGCCGCCCGGCTGATGGGCGTGGGCGTCGCCAACCTCGTCCGGCTGCTCGACATCGACCGCGTCGTCCTCGGCGGACGGGCCGTCCTGGCCGCCCCCGACACCTACCTCGACGGCGTCACCGCCCAGCTCAAGGCCCGCATCCCCGACCCCGAGTGGCAGCCCGTCCCGGTCACCCTCAGCACCGCCGGCCCCCTCGCCGTCGCCGTCGGCGCCGCCGAACTCGTCCTCGGGCCGCTCTTCGGTCGCCGGACCTGA
- a CDS encoding putative dehydrogenase yields MTIESAPTTEGTPSTEHPALRVGLVGYGMAGAAFHAPLIATAPGLRLDAVVTADPERREQLRREHPQARAVDTAEQLLADPAALDLVVVASPNRSHVPIARAALEAGLPVVVDKPLAATAAEAAALADLAEARGLLLTVFQNRRWDADFRTVRQLLADGALGTVHRYESRFERWRPELKEGWRESADPADAGGILYDLGSHLVDQALTLFGPATHVHAEVNARRTGAAVDDDAFVALTHASGVRSHLWMSALAGQLGPRLRVLGDRSAYTVHGMDPQEDALRAGQRPGPGWGEVAEAGRGLLGTVDGAAPHPSLPGDYPAFYAGVVRALRDGAPAPVDPRDAVAALTVLEAARRSSAEGRTVALTAEAGPPAPAAEAAR; encoded by the coding sequence ATGACCATCGAGAGCGCCCCGACCACCGAGGGCACCCCGAGCACCGAGCACCCCGCACTCCGCGTCGGCCTGGTCGGCTACGGCATGGCCGGCGCCGCCTTCCACGCCCCGCTGATCGCCACCGCCCCGGGCCTGCGGCTGGACGCCGTGGTCACGGCCGACCCCGAGCGCCGCGAGCAGCTGCGCCGCGAGCACCCGCAGGCCCGCGCCGTCGACACCGCCGAGCAGTTGCTCGCCGACCCGGCCGCGCTGGACCTCGTGGTCGTCGCCTCCCCCAACCGCAGCCACGTGCCGATCGCCCGCGCCGCCCTGGAGGCCGGCCTGCCCGTGGTGGTGGACAAGCCGCTGGCCGCCACCGCCGCCGAGGCCGCCGCGCTGGCCGACCTCGCCGAGGCCCGCGGCCTGCTGCTGACGGTCTTCCAGAACCGCCGCTGGGACGCCGACTTCCGCACCGTGCGGCAGCTGCTCGCCGACGGCGCGCTCGGCACCGTGCACCGGTACGAGTCCCGCTTCGAGCGGTGGCGCCCCGAGCTCAAGGAGGGCTGGCGCGAGTCCGCCGACCCGGCCGACGCCGGCGGCATCCTCTACGACCTCGGCAGCCACCTGGTCGACCAGGCGCTCACCCTGTTCGGCCCGGCCACCCACGTGCACGCCGAGGTGAACGCCCGCCGCACCGGCGCCGCCGTCGACGACGACGCCTTCGTCGCCCTCACCCACGCCTCCGGCGTCCGCTCCCACCTGTGGATGAGCGCCCTCGCCGGGCAGCTCGGCCCACGCCTGCGGGTCCTCGGCGACCGGTCCGCGTACACCGTGCACGGCATGGACCCGCAGGAGGACGCGCTGCGCGCCGGGCAGCGCCCCGGCCCCGGCTGGGGCGAGGTCGCCGAGGCCGGCCGCGGCCTGCTCGGCACCGTGGACGGCGCCGCCCCGCACCCCTCGCTGCCCGGCGACTACCCGGCCTTCTACGCCGGCGTGGTCCGCGCCCTGCGGGACGGCGCGCCCGCGCCGGTCGACCCGCGCGACGCGGTCGCCGCGCTCACCGTCCTGGAGGCCGCCCGCCGCTCCTCCGCCGAGGGCCGCACCGTCGCGCTGACCGCCGAGGCCGGCCCGCCCGCTCCGGCCGCCGAGGCCGCCCGATGA
- a CDS encoding TetR family transcriptional regulator: MASEMPAIPWHKVRKADSRQPLTPEAVVEAGIAVLDREGLEGLTMRRVAQELGTGPASLYAHVSGKDELLELMLERISGEIRLPERPEPERWKEQVKEICREAQRVYTAHRDITVVSLGGIQLGPNKLKVAEFVVGLMISAGIPRQVAAWAIDGLGQLVDADAFEASLYTTRIAAGVDVDAYFDRVREYLGRLPEDSFPLIKGMAETMVVGAGDERFDFKVEVFLRGLESYIER, encoded by the coding sequence GTGGCCTCGGAGATGCCCGCGATCCCGTGGCACAAGGTGCGCAAGGCGGACAGCCGCCAGCCGCTCACGCCCGAGGCCGTCGTCGAGGCGGGGATCGCGGTCCTCGACCGCGAGGGGCTCGAGGGCCTCACGATGCGCCGGGTCGCGCAGGAGCTCGGCACCGGCCCCGCCTCGCTCTACGCGCACGTCTCCGGCAAGGACGAGCTGCTGGAGCTGATGCTGGAGCGCATCTCCGGTGAGATCCGGCTGCCCGAGCGACCCGAGCCGGAGCGCTGGAAGGAGCAGGTCAAGGAGATCTGCCGGGAGGCCCAGCGGGTCTACACCGCGCACCGGGACATCACCGTGGTCTCGCTCGGCGGCATCCAGCTCGGCCCGAACAAGTTGAAGGTCGCGGAGTTCGTGGTCGGCCTGATGATCTCGGCCGGCATCCCGCGGCAGGTCGCCGCCTGGGCGATCGACGGCCTCGGCCAGCTGGTCGACGCGGACGCCTTCGAGGCCTCGCTCTACACGACCAGGATCGCGGCGGGCGTGGACGTCGACGCCTACTTCGACAGGGTCCGGGAGTACCTCGGCCGGCTCCCGGAGGACAGCTTCCCGCTGATCAAGGGCATGGCGGAGACGATGGTCGTCGGTGCCGGCGACGAGCGCTTCGACTTCAAGGTCGAGGTCTTCCTGCGCGGACTCGAGTCGTACATCGAACGGTAG
- a CDS encoding EmrB/QacA subfamily drug resistance transporter has product MTDTPAPYRWRWAALFVILAAEVMDLLDSLVTNIAAPSIRADIGGGESTIQWMGAAYTLAMAIGLITGGRLGDIFGRRRMFLIGAVGFTLGSIGCGLAQGPDQLIAARVFQGLLGAVMLPQGLGMLKEMFSEKEQATAFGLFGPVMGLSTVGGPILAGWLVDADLFGTGWRMIFLINIPLGLFAIVGGLTFLPEWKSARAVRLDLLGALLAAVGSALMIFPLVQGREHDWPVWAFALIAASVAVFGLFGWYEGRRSRTGGDPLVEPSLFAKRGFSGGMVLGLLFFSAMTGFWLTFSLYTQIGLHYSPFKAGLAGIPSSLGMVVAFVASQALQRFGRKVMHGGLLVMALGVGGIMLTLHLQGLTVTPWQLAPALTVTGLGMGFVMAPFFDTVLASVEPHETGSASGTLTSVQQFGAALGTAILGTVFFEQVKSGDFVHAEQITLVVELAMMAVVFVAIFLLPKHARPQGGHGAAEDTAEDATETGEPAAAAHA; this is encoded by the coding sequence ATGACCGACACCCCCGCCCCGTACCGATGGCGGTGGGCCGCGCTGTTCGTGATCCTCGCCGCCGAGGTCATGGACCTCCTCGACTCGCTGGTCACCAACATCGCCGCACCGTCCATCCGTGCCGACATCGGCGGCGGTGAGAGCACCATCCAGTGGATGGGCGCCGCCTACACCCTCGCCATGGCGATCGGCCTGATCACCGGCGGACGGCTCGGCGACATCTTCGGCCGCCGCCGGATGTTCCTGATCGGCGCCGTCGGCTTCACCCTCGGCTCGATCGGCTGCGGCCTCGCCCAGGGCCCGGACCAGCTGATCGCCGCCCGGGTCTTCCAGGGCCTGCTGGGCGCCGTGATGCTGCCGCAGGGCCTCGGCATGCTCAAGGAGATGTTCTCCGAGAAGGAGCAGGCCACCGCGTTCGGCCTGTTCGGGCCGGTCATGGGCCTGTCCACGGTCGGCGGCCCGATCCTGGCCGGCTGGCTGGTCGACGCCGACCTGTTCGGCACCGGCTGGCGCATGATCTTCCTGATCAACATCCCGCTCGGCCTGTTCGCCATCGTCGGCGGCCTGACCTTCCTGCCGGAGTGGAAGAGCGCCCGTGCCGTCCGTCTCGACCTGCTCGGCGCGCTGCTCGCCGCGGTCGGTTCGGCCCTGATGATCTTCCCGCTGGTGCAGGGCCGCGAGCACGACTGGCCGGTCTGGGCCTTCGCCCTGATCGCCGCCTCCGTCGCCGTCTTCGGTCTCTTCGGCTGGTACGAGGGCCGGCGCAGCCGCACCGGCGGCGACCCGCTGGTGGAGCCCAGCCTGTTCGCCAAGCGCGGCTTCAGCGGCGGTATGGTCCTCGGTCTGCTGTTCTTCTCCGCGATGACCGGCTTCTGGCTGACCTTCAGCCTGTACACCCAGATCGGCCTGCACTACTCGCCGTTCAAGGCCGGCCTCGCGGGCATCCCGTCCTCGCTCGGCATGGTGGTCGCGTTCGTCGCCTCGCAGGCGCTGCAGCGCTTCGGCCGCAAGGTCATGCACGGCGGCCTGCTGGTGATGGCGCTCGGCGTGGGCGGCATCATGCTCACCCTGCACCTCCAGGGCCTGACGGTCACCCCGTGGCAGCTCGCCCCGGCGCTGACCGTCACCGGCCTCGGCATGGGCTTCGTGATGGCGCCGTTCTTCGACACCGTGCTCGCCTCGGTGGAGCCGCACGAGACCGGTTCCGCCTCCGGCACGCTCACCTCGGTGCAGCAGTTCGGTGCCGCGCTGGGCACCGCGATCCTCGGCACGGTCTTCTTCGAGCAGGTGAAGAGCGGCGACTTCGTGCACGCCGAGCAGATCACCCTCGTCGTCGAGCTCGCCATGATGGCGGTCGTCTTCGTCGCGATCTTCCTGCTGCCGAAGCACGCCCGCCCGCAGGGCGGCCACGGCGCGGCGGAGGACACGGCGGAGGACGCGACGGAGACCGGCGAGCCGGCCGCCGCGGCCCACGCCTGA
- a CDS encoding polyisoprenoid-binding protein YceI produces MSTTLPRLTGEYVLDPTHTRLGFVARHAMVTKVHGSFQEFEGSAHLDSEDPGQSNARVTIRAGSIDTGNQQRDQHLRTNDFLDVPHHPEITFVTTAVEQVGTISYHVTGDLTVKATTRPVTIELEYTGNAVDPYGNLRVGLEGSVAISRKDFGVNWNAALEGGGVLVSDRIVLEFDISAVKQK; encoded by the coding sequence ATGTCCACCACGTTGCCCCGGCTCACCGGGGAGTACGTCCTCGATCCCACCCACACCCGGCTCGGCTTCGTCGCCCGCCACGCCATGGTGACCAAGGTCCACGGCTCCTTCCAGGAGTTCGAGGGCAGCGCGCACCTGGACAGCGAGGACCCGGGCCAATCGAACGCCCGCGTCACCATCCGGGCCGGCAGCATCGACACCGGCAACCAGCAGCGGGACCAGCACCTGCGCACCAACGACTTCCTCGACGTGCCGCACCACCCCGAGATCACCTTCGTGACGACCGCCGTCGAGCAGGTCGGCACCATCAGCTACCACGTCACCGGCGACCTCACCGTGAAGGCCACCACCCGCCCCGTCACCATCGAGCTCGAGTACACCGGCAACGCCGTCGACCCCTACGGCAACCTCCGGGTCGGCCTGGAGGGCTCGGTGGCCATCTCCCGCAAGGACTTCGGCGTCAACTGGAACGCCGCGCTGGAGGGCGGCGGCGTCCTGGTCTCCGACCGGATCGTCCTCGAGTTCGACATCTCCGCGGTCAAGCAGAAGTGA
- a CDS encoding CHAD domain-containing protein, with product MTTVHEEIERKYDGAPRQPLTADGLPRVARAVPGGTERLDAVYFDTPDLRLLRGGITLRRRKGGHDAGWHLKTPASDGIRIETRLPLDAGRGRTPPKELLRLTRGAARGGPLAPVARLRTRREITLLIDADDRTLAEVVRDQVSARTLGGPDRPPGEVSRWLETEVELAEGTTELLDAVEHRLREEGLRPAAASSKLGRVLGDRLSAGPRPAEPPAGSVGAALTAYLREQAAGLRALDPAVRRDAPDAVHRMRVRVRRLRSALAAHRKLLDGRTVDRLDAELRWFGRVLGRARDPEVLGQRLAAQAAELPAAARPAEVRARLRARFGLRYARAHRAALKAMGSRRYYALLNAVEELAARPPLTDRARRGGREARRVLERQRRRVLRRLGPALDLPPGPARDKALHRARKAAKRARYAAESVTPLTQKRAGRLRKDMKRVQQPLGDHQDGVVAETALLEIAARARRRGEDAFGCGMLFAAQRAHEQEQLARAARACTKARKE from the coding sequence ATGACGACCGTGCACGAAGAGATCGAGCGCAAGTACGACGGCGCTCCGCGGCAGCCGCTCACCGCGGACGGGCTGCCCCGGGTGGCACGGGCCGTCCCCGGCGGCACCGAGCGCCTCGACGCCGTCTACTTCGACACCCCGGACCTGCGGCTGCTGCGCGGCGGCATCACCCTGCGCCGCCGCAAGGGCGGCCACGACGCCGGCTGGCACCTGAAGACTCCCGCCTCGGACGGCATCCGGATCGAGACCCGGCTGCCGCTGGACGCCGGCCGCGGCCGCACACCCCCGAAGGAACTCCTGCGGCTCACCCGCGGCGCGGCCCGCGGCGGACCGCTCGCGCCGGTCGCCCGGCTGCGCACCCGGCGGGAGATCACCCTGCTGATCGACGCCGACGACCGCACGCTCGCCGAGGTGGTCCGCGACCAGGTGTCCGCCCGGACGCTGGGCGGCCCCGACCGCCCACCGGGCGAGGTCAGCCGCTGGCTGGAGACCGAGGTGGAGCTGGCCGAGGGCACCACCGAGCTGTTGGACGCGGTCGAGCACCGGCTGCGCGAGGAGGGCCTGCGCCCGGCCGCCGCGAGCTCCAAGCTCGGCCGGGTGCTCGGCGACCGGCTGTCCGCCGGGCCGCGGCCGGCCGAGCCGCCCGCCGGCAGCGTCGGCGCCGCGCTCACCGCCTACCTGCGCGAGCAGGCGGCCGGACTCCGCGCACTCGACCCGGCCGTCCGCCGCGACGCGCCGGACGCGGTGCACCGGATGCGCGTCCGGGTCCGCCGGCTGCGCAGCGCGCTGGCCGCGCACCGCAAACTGCTGGACGGGCGGACCGTCGACCGGCTGGACGCCGAGCTGCGCTGGTTCGGCCGGGTGCTCGGCCGGGCCCGCGATCCGGAGGTGCTCGGGCAGCGGCTCGCCGCCCAGGCCGCCGAACTGCCCGCCGCCGCTCGGCCCGCGGAGGTCCGCGCACGCCTGCGCGCCCGCTTCGGACTCCGCTACGCGCGAGCGCACCGCGCCGCCCTGAAGGCCATGGGTAGCCGCCGCTACTACGCCCTGCTGAACGCGGTCGAGGAGCTCGCCGCCCGCCCGCCGCTGACCGACCGGGCCCGCCGCGGCGGGCGCGAGGCGCGGCGGGTGCTGGAGCGGCAGCGCAGGCGCGTGCTGCGGCGGCTCGGCCCCGCCCTCGACCTGCCGCCCGGCCCGGCCCGGGACAAGGCGCTGCACCGTGCCCGCAAGGCGGCCAAACGGGCCCGCTACGCGGCGGAGAGCGTCACCCCGCTCACGCAGAAGCGGGCCGGTCGGCTGCGCAAGGACATGAAGCGCGTCCAGCAGCCGCTGGGCGACCACCAGGACGGCGTGGTCGCCGAGACCGCACTGCTGGAGATCGCCGCCAGGGCGCGCCGCCGCGGCGAGGACGCCTTCGGCTGCGGCATGCTGTTCGCGGCGCAGCGGGCCCACGAGCAGGAGCAGCTCGCGCGGGCCGCGCGGGCCTGCACGAAGGCCCGGAAGGAGTGA